In Streptomyces sp. SN-593, a single genomic region encodes these proteins:
- a CDS encoding UbiA family prenyltransferase, which yields MAVDARSGAGGGSGAGTGAGRGSLRGLVRACHPEPTVAVTVLVTALAAASGRGVGGCALVVAAVLSGQASVGWCNDVVDVARDRAAGRTDKPLVAGAPRPRDAAVAARVALAVCVAASLACGPAAGAAHLAGVAAAWAYNLGVKRTAWSWLPYAVGFGLLPAFVTLGLPGHPGPPGWAVAAAALLGVGAHVTNVLPDIDADLAAGVRGLPQRLGCRRSRLLAPVPLLAAAVALVLGPPGPVGRTGWAALAVTGMLALATVRSAGGDARSRLPFLTTLAMAATSVALLLLNGGALA from the coding sequence GTGGCGGTGGATGCGCGAAGCGGGGCCGGCGGCGGGTCGGGGGCGGGAACCGGGGCCGGTCGCGGGAGCCTGCGGGGCCTGGTCAGGGCGTGCCACCCGGAGCCCACCGTCGCGGTGACCGTGCTGGTGACGGCGCTCGCGGCAGCCTCGGGGCGCGGCGTCGGCGGGTGCGCCCTGGTCGTGGCGGCGGTGCTGAGCGGGCAGGCGTCGGTCGGCTGGTGCAACGACGTCGTGGACGTGGCGCGCGACCGGGCGGCCGGGCGTACCGACAAGCCCCTGGTGGCCGGGGCGCCGCGGCCGCGTGACGCGGCGGTCGCGGCCCGCGTGGCGCTCGCGGTGTGCGTCGCGGCCTCGCTGGCCTGCGGACCCGCCGCGGGCGCCGCCCACCTGGCGGGCGTGGCCGCGGCATGGGCGTACAACCTGGGGGTGAAGCGCACCGCGTGGTCCTGGCTGCCGTACGCGGTCGGGTTCGGGCTGCTGCCCGCGTTCGTGACGCTCGGGCTGCCCGGGCATCCGGGCCCGCCGGGGTGGGCGGTGGCGGCGGCCGCGCTCCTGGGCGTGGGCGCGCACGTCACGAACGTGCTGCCGGACATCGACGCGGACCTGGCCGCGGGCGTGCGCGGCCTGCCCCAGCGACTCGGATGCCGCCGCAGCCGGCTGCTGGCGCCGGTGCCGCTGCTGGCCGCGGCCGTGGCCCTCGTCCTCGGCCCGCCCGGACCGGTCGGCCGCACCGGCTGGGCGGCGCTCGCCGTGACGGGGATGCTCGCGCTCGCCACGGTCCGCTCGGCGGGCGGGGACGCGCGCAGCCGGCTGCCGTTCCTCACCACCCTGGCGATGGCGGCGACCTCCGTGGCACTGCTCCTGCTGAACGGTGGCGCGCTGGCCTGA
- a CDS encoding type III polyketide synthase has translation MSRIVGVHGVLPPYRYTQHEIRDALAEMGGRGTEGRGVLDRVHAASGVRSRHLALPLERYRTLGGFGEANAAYVSAATELAEEAVRGALRRADIPPSAVELVVSTSVTGLAVPSIEARLAGRWGLPAHVKRVPVFGLGCVAGAAGLARVHDYLEGHPEGVAVLLCVELCSLTVQRGDASAANVVAGSLFGDGAAALVAVGRAHPAARARRSERGPETVATRSRLYPDTEHLLGWDVTDSGFRIVLGSDLPDTVLRRLGPEVRRFLADHDLKPADVTGWICHPGGPKVLEAVRAGLDLPARALESARRSLAEVGNLSSASVLHVLRDTLDRCPPLAGTPGLMLAMGPGFSSELVLLRW, from the coding sequence ATGAGTCGCATCGTGGGCGTCCACGGCGTGCTGCCGCCGTACCGGTACACGCAGCACGAGATCAGGGACGCCCTCGCGGAGATGGGCGGGCGGGGCACGGAGGGCCGCGGGGTGCTGGACCGCGTCCACGCCGCGTCCGGCGTGCGCAGCAGGCACCTGGCGCTGCCGTTGGAGCGGTACCGCACGCTCGGCGGGTTCGGGGAGGCCAACGCCGCGTACGTGAGCGCGGCGACGGAGTTGGCGGAGGAAGCCGTCCGGGGCGCACTGCGCCGCGCGGACATCCCGCCCTCCGCCGTGGAGTTGGTGGTGTCGACGTCGGTGACGGGCCTGGCCGTGCCGTCGATCGAGGCGCGCCTGGCCGGCCGCTGGGGCCTGCCGGCGCACGTGAAGCGCGTCCCGGTCTTCGGGCTGGGCTGCGTCGCGGGGGCCGCGGGTCTCGCCCGGGTGCACGACTACCTCGAAGGGCACCCCGAGGGCGTCGCGGTGCTGCTCTGCGTGGAGTTGTGCTCGCTGACGGTGCAGCGCGGCGACGCGTCCGCGGCGAACGTGGTGGCGGGCTCCCTCTTCGGCGACGGCGCCGCCGCGCTCGTGGCGGTCGGCCGGGCGCATCCGGCGGCGCGGGCGCGGCGCTCCGAGCGGGGCCCGGAGACCGTGGCGACCCGCAGCCGCCTCTACCCCGACACCGAGCACCTCCTCGGCTGGGACGTCACCGACAGCGGCTTCCGGATCGTCCTGGGCAGCGACCTGCCGGACACGGTGCTGCGCCGTCTCGGGCCGGAGGTACGGCGGTTCCTGGCCGACCACGACCTGAAGCCGGCGGACGTCACCGGCTGGATCTGCCACCCGGGCGGCCCGAAGGTCCTGGAGGCGGTGCGGGCGGGGCTCGATCTGCCCGCACGCGCGCTGGAGTCGGCACGGCGGTCGCTCGCGGAGGTCGGCAACCTCTCCTCCGCGTCCGTGCTGCACGTCCTGCGCGACACCCTCGACCGGTGCCCGCCGCTGGCCGGGACGCCCGGCCTCATGCTCGCGATGGGCCCGGGCTTCAGTTCCGAACTCGTCCTCCTGCGCTGGTAG
- a CDS encoding isoprenylcysteine carboxyl methyltransferase family protein — MPSSSPYTLLVLLVAAERLAELVTARRNAAWSRARGGTEHGRGHYPVMVLLHTGLLAGCLLETGWGGRPFVPALGWPMLLTVLAAQALRWWCVRTLGPRWNTRVIVVPGLPLVGGGPYRLMSHPNYLAVVVEGAALPLVHGAWITAIGFTLLDAPLLAVRLRCENAALAAAPGTVPAPAGAAA; from the coding sequence ATGCCGTCGTCCTCGCCGTACACCCTGCTGGTGCTCCTGGTCGCCGCCGAGCGGCTGGCCGAGCTGGTCACCGCGCGGCGCAACGCGGCGTGGAGCCGCGCCCGCGGCGGCACCGAGCACGGCCGCGGCCACTACCCGGTGATGGTGCTGCTGCACACCGGGCTGCTGGCCGGGTGCCTGCTGGAGACGGGGTGGGGCGGGCGGCCGTTCGTGCCGGCGCTCGGCTGGCCGATGCTGCTGACGGTGCTGGCCGCGCAGGCGTTGCGCTGGTGGTGCGTGCGCACCCTCGGGCCGCGCTGGAACACCCGGGTGATCGTGGTGCCGGGGCTGCCGCTGGTCGGCGGCGGACCGTACCGGCTGATGAGCCATCCCAACTACCTCGCCGTCGTGGTGGAGGGGGCCGCACTGCCGCTGGTGCACGGCGCCTGGATCACCGCGATCGGCTTCACCCTCCTCGACGCCCCGCTGCTCGCGGTCCGGCTGCGCTGCGAGAACGCGGCGCTGGCGGCCGCGCCCGGTACGGTGCCCGCGCCCGCGGGGGCGGCTGCGTGA
- a CDS encoding NAD(P)/FAD-dependent oxidoreductase produces MIDLLVVGGGPAGLATAIHAARAGLDVAVAEPRPGPVDKACGEGLMPGAVRALAELGVPLGGRPLRGIRYVDARHEAEAHFRAEPGRGVRRTELHAALAARAARLGVPVVPLRVDGVRQGPDGVHAGGLAARYLAAADGLHSPIRRSLGLSGPPAPAPGRYGLRRHFAVPPWTDCVEVHWSARAEAYVTPVGPDLVGVALLTRDRAPFDRQLAAFPALAARLPAVAATPTRGAGPLRQPVRARVLGRVLLVGDAAGYVDALTGEGVLLAVRGAAELVRCVRAGRPEAYERAWRTMSRRHRALTALLLRARGTPGLGPRIVPAAARFPALFTAVVNQLA; encoded by the coding sequence GTGATCGACCTGCTCGTCGTCGGCGGCGGACCGGCCGGACTGGCCACCGCGATCCACGCGGCGCGGGCCGGGCTCGACGTGGCGGTGGCCGAGCCCCGGCCGGGACCGGTCGACAAGGCGTGCGGGGAGGGGCTGATGCCCGGGGCCGTCCGCGCCCTCGCCGAACTCGGGGTGCCCCTCGGCGGGCGCCCGCTGCGCGGTATCCGCTACGTCGACGCCCGGCACGAAGCCGAGGCGCACTTCCGCGCCGAGCCCGGACGGGGGGTGCGGCGCACCGAGCTGCACGCCGCGCTCGCCGCACGGGCGGCCCGACTCGGCGTCCCCGTGGTGCCGTTGCGCGTGGACGGGGTGCGGCAGGGACCGGACGGCGTGCACGCGGGCGGGCTGGCGGCGCGGTATCTCGCCGCGGCGGACGGCCTGCACTCCCCCATCCGGCGCTCCCTGGGCCTGTCCGGGCCGCCCGCACCGGCGCCGGGCCGCTACGGCCTGCGCCGGCACTTCGCGGTGCCGCCGTGGACCGACTGCGTCGAGGTGCACTGGTCCGCCCGCGCGGAGGCGTACGTCACGCCCGTCGGGCCCGACCTGGTCGGCGTCGCGCTCCTCACCCGCGACCGCGCGCCCTTCGACCGCCAGCTCGCGGCGTTCCCCGCGCTCGCCGCCCGCCTGCCCGCGGTCGCGGCCACCCCCACCCGCGGCGCCGGACCGCTGCGACAGCCGGTCCGGGCCCGCGTCCTCGGCCGGGTCCTGCTCGTCGGCGACGCCGCGGGGTACGTCGACGCCCTCACCGGTGAGGGCGTCCTTCTCGCCGTACGGGGCGCCGCGGAGCTCGTACGGTGCGTGCGGGCGGGCCGGCCGGAGGCGTACGAGCGCGCGTGGCGCACCATGTCCCGCCGGCACCGCGCGCTGACGGCCCTGCTGCTGCGGGCCCGCGGCACCCCGGGGCTCGGCCCCCGCATCGTGCCGGCCGCGGCGCGCTTCCCGGCGCTGTTCACCGCGGTCGTCAACCAGCTCGCGTGA
- a CDS encoding phytoene desaturase family protein, with product MVDAVVIGAGPNGLVAANLLADAGWSVEVLEEQPEPGGAVRSDREVDPAFVTDVFSAFYPLAAASPVLRALRPEDEGLRWSHAPRVLAHPLPDGRCAVLDRDPDATAAGLDAFAPGDGDAWRELCAIWNRVGADLLDCLFTPFPPVRAGMRLLTRARAAGGVRLARQVLLPARRFGEEHFAGEGGRLLVAGNALHADLSPESALGGGFGWLMSMLAQQVGFPVPVGGASALTGALVRRLEHRGGAVRCGRRVTEVVVRDGRAVGVRTAAGDAVRARRAVLADVSAPALFTHLVAAEHLPPRLLADLRRGFQWDFSTFKVDWALDGPVPWAAEGAASAGTVHLADGVDDLTRFAAQIATRHVPDRPFALFGQMTTADRTRSPEGTEAAWAYTHVPQDVRGDAGDDGLTGAWDRREQEAMADRLEARVARYAPGFQDRVRGRRILAPPTLQAMDANLRGGAINGGTTALHQQLLFRPTPGSGRPETPVEGLYLASSAAHPGGGVHGAPGANAARAALRGPAVRAVLGCVRRAAGRRARDDGG from the coding sequence ATGGTGGACGCCGTGGTCATCGGGGCGGGACCCAACGGCCTGGTCGCCGCGAACCTGCTGGCGGACGCCGGCTGGAGCGTGGAGGTCCTGGAGGAGCAGCCGGAGCCGGGCGGCGCGGTGCGCAGCGACCGGGAGGTCGATCCCGCCTTCGTCACCGACGTGTTCAGCGCGTTCTACCCGCTGGCCGCCGCCTCCCCCGTACTGCGCGCCCTCCGTCCGGAGGACGAGGGGCTGCGCTGGAGCCACGCGCCGCGCGTGCTCGCCCACCCCCTGCCCGACGGCCGGTGCGCCGTGCTCGACCGCGACCCGGACGCCACCGCGGCGGGCCTCGACGCCTTCGCACCCGGCGACGGGGACGCCTGGCGGGAGTTGTGCGCCATCTGGAACCGCGTGGGAGCCGACCTGCTGGACTGCCTGTTCACGCCCTTCCCCCCGGTGCGCGCCGGGATGCGGCTGCTCACGAGGGCGCGCGCGGCCGGGGGCGTGCGGTTGGCGCGGCAGGTCCTGCTGCCGGCCCGGCGGTTCGGCGAGGAGCACTTCGCCGGGGAAGGCGGCCGGCTGCTGGTGGCCGGCAACGCCCTGCACGCCGACCTGTCGCCGGAGTCCGCGCTCGGGGGCGGCTTCGGCTGGTTGATGTCGATGCTCGCCCAGCAGGTCGGCTTCCCGGTCCCGGTCGGCGGCGCGTCCGCGCTGACCGGCGCGCTCGTGCGCCGGCTGGAGCACCGCGGCGGCGCCGTACGCTGCGGCCGGCGCGTCACCGAGGTCGTGGTGCGCGACGGCCGGGCGGTCGGGGTGCGGACCGCGGCCGGCGACGCCGTACGGGCCCGGCGCGCGGTGCTCGCCGACGTGTCCGCGCCCGCCCTGTTCACGCACCTGGTGGCCGCCGAGCACCTGCCGCCGCGCCTGCTGGCGGACCTGCGGCGGGGATTCCAGTGGGACTTCTCCACCTTCAAGGTCGACTGGGCCCTGGACGGGCCGGTGCCGTGGGCCGCCGAGGGCGCCGCGTCGGCCGGCACCGTCCACCTCGCGGACGGCGTGGACGACCTGACCCGGTTCGCGGCGCAGATCGCCACCCGGCACGTGCCCGACCGGCCCTTCGCCCTGTTCGGGCAGATGACCACCGCCGACCGCACCCGTTCCCCGGAGGGCACCGAGGCCGCGTGGGCCTACACGCACGTCCCCCAGGACGTCCGGGGCGACGCGGGGGACGACGGTCTGACCGGCGCGTGGGACCGGCGCGAGCAGGAGGCGATGGCCGACCGGCTCGAAGCCCGCGTCGCGCGGTACGCCCCCGGCTTCCAGGACCGCGTCCGCGGCCGCCGCATCCTCGCGCCGCCGACGCTCCAGGCGATGGACGCCAACCTGCGGGGCGGCGCGATCAACGGCGGCACCACCGCCCTGCACCAGCAGCTCCTTTTCCGCCCCACCCCCGGGAGCGGCCGCCCAGAGACCCCCGTCGAGGGCCTGTACCTCGCGTCCTCCGCCGCGCACCCGGGCGGCGGCGTCCACGGCGCGCCCGGGGCCAACGCCGCCCGCGCCGCCCTGCGCGGCCCCGCGGTCCGGGCCGTGCTCGGCTGCGTGCGCCGCGCCGCCGGCCGGCGTGCCCGCGACGACGGCGGCTGA
- a CDS encoding SRPBCC family protein, which translates to MARRHQLIERPPGQVWAVLADPARYDDWVVGVTGSAPGRGDWPRVGADLSYEVALGPWKGGGRTVVRRCEEPHVLELEAHSGPLGTARIAVDVRPWGERDSLVTLDEHPLRGTAGTLHNAAFDVFLQLRHRRMLKRLAYTVERSGPPLEAGQSPH; encoded by the coding sequence ATGGCGAGGCGGCACCAGCTCATCGAGCGGCCACCGGGGCAGGTATGGGCCGTGCTGGCCGACCCGGCCCGCTACGACGACTGGGTCGTCGGAGTGACAGGCTCCGCGCCCGGTCGCGGCGACTGGCCGAGGGTCGGCGCGGACCTGAGCTACGAAGTGGCGCTCGGCCCCTGGAAGGGCGGAGGGCGCACCGTGGTCCGGCGCTGCGAGGAGCCCCATGTGCTGGAACTGGAGGCGCACAGCGGACCGCTGGGCACCGCCAGGATCGCGGTGGACGTCCGCCCGTGGGGGGAGCGGGACAGCCTCGTGACGCTCGACGAACACCCCCTGCGGGGCACCGCCGGCACGCTGCACAACGCCGCCTTCGACGTGTTCCTCCAGCTCCGGCACCGCCGCATGCTCAAGCGGCTGGCGTATACCGTCGAGCGGTCCGGGCCGCCGCTGGAGGCCGGGCAGTCCCCGCACTGA
- a CDS encoding type III effector protein, with translation MPEPDQPPPSLSDAQGPASFLAAAAALEAIDDALRTARGEASGAAVAATAPEQALASLLLLRQVREQLAGWETGLIETARGAGASWAELAHPLGVASRQAAERRYLRNRPGPAGATGEQRVQATRDRRAADRASAGWARRNAAELRRIAGQITALADLPPAAGPPVGRLDEALAQDDPAALLAPLHAARAHLAGPHPRLAARLDEALTASTAPPPADPDR, from the coding sequence ATGCCTGAGCCCGACCAACCGCCCCCGTCCCTCTCGGACGCCCAGGGGCCGGCCTCGTTCCTGGCGGCCGCGGCGGCGCTGGAGGCCATCGACGACGCGCTGCGCACCGCCCGGGGGGAGGCATCCGGTGCCGCCGTGGCCGCGACCGCCCCGGAACAGGCACTGGCCTCCCTCCTCCTGCTGCGCCAGGTCCGGGAGCAGCTCGCCGGGTGGGAGACCGGCCTGATCGAGACGGCTCGCGGCGCCGGGGCCAGTTGGGCCGAGCTCGCCCACCCCCTCGGCGTGGCCAGTAGGCAGGCGGCCGAGCGCCGTTATCTGCGCAACCGGCCCGGGCCGGCCGGAGCCACCGGCGAGCAGCGGGTCCAGGCCACCCGCGACCGCCGCGCGGCCGACCGCGCCAGCGCCGGCTGGGCCCGCCGCAATGCGGCGGAGCTGCGCCGCATCGCCGGGCAGATCACCGCCCTCGCCGACCTCCCGCCCGCGGCCGGGCCTCCCGTCGGCCGGCTCGACGAGGCGCTGGCCCAGGACGACCCCGCCGCGCTCCTCGCCCCCCTGCACGCTGCCCGCGCCCACCTGGCGGGCCCCCATCCCCGCCTCGCCGCGCGTCTCGACGAGGCCCTCACGGCCTCCACCGCGCCGCCCCCCGCCGACCCCGACCGGTGA
- a CDS encoding Hsp20/alpha crystallin family protein, which yields MLMRTDPFRELDRLAQQLTGPGTWSRPSAMPMDAYREGDTYVVSFDLPGVSTEAIDIDVERNMLTVKAERRPTSKRDDVQMDLSERPLGVFSRQLVLADTLDTEHIEADYEAGVLTLRIPIAERAKPRKVAVGDGSRRQIPG from the coding sequence ATGTTGATGCGCACCGACCCGTTCCGCGAACTCGACCGGCTGGCCCAGCAGCTCACCGGACCCGGAACCTGGTCACGTCCCTCCGCGATGCCGATGGACGCCTACCGCGAGGGCGACACGTACGTGGTGTCCTTCGACCTCCCGGGCGTCAGCACCGAGGCGATCGACATCGACGTCGAGCGGAACATGCTGACCGTCAAGGCCGAGCGCCGGCCGACCTCGAAGCGGGACGACGTGCAGATGGACCTGTCGGAGCGGCCCCTCGGCGTCTTCTCCCGCCAGTTGGTGCTGGCCGACACCCTCGACACCGAGCACATCGAGGCGGACTACGAAGCCGGGGTGCTGACGCTGCGCATCCCGATCGCCGAGCGCGCCAAGCCCCGCAAGGTCGCCGTCGGCGACGGCTCGCGCAGGCAGATCCCCGGCTGA
- a CDS encoding DUF2267 domain-containing protein, whose product MSARHAPLPQSSVTTYDQMLERVRYAGAYPTRARAEEAVHLVLSGLGRQLTGVERSELAARLPEEAARVLTAQAPDSRPLTGWGFVKSLATRAGAGLATTRWDTGSVLTTVADAAGPDLLTRILRRLPGGYALLFGRAELTQAA is encoded by the coding sequence ATGTCCGCCCGGCACGCACCGCTCCCGCAGTCGTCCGTCACGACGTACGACCAGATGCTGGAGAGGGTCCGTTACGCAGGCGCCTACCCGACCCGGGCACGCGCCGAGGAAGCCGTCCACCTCGTCCTGTCGGGGCTCGGCCGGCAGCTCACCGGAGTCGAGCGCTCCGAACTGGCCGCCCGGCTGCCCGAGGAGGCCGCCCGCGTCCTCACCGCACAGGCTCCCGACTCCCGTCCCCTGACCGGCTGGGGATTCGTCAAGAGCCTGGCCACCCGCGCCGGCGCGGGGCTCGCCACGACCCGCTGGGACACCGGCTCCGTCCTCACCACCGTCGCGGACGCCGCCGGCCCCGACCTCCTCACGCGCATCCTGCGCCGGCTCCCCGGCGGCTACGCCCTCCTGTTCGGCCGCGCGGAACTCACCCAGGCCGCCTGA
- a CDS encoding LPFR motif small protein — translation MLKAIGDVLAKIGGAVATVVTLPFRALARLFGGASDTAHGHH, via the coding sequence ATGCTCAAGGCCATCGGCGATGTACTCGCGAAGATCGGGGGAGCCGTCGCCACCGTGGTGACGCTGCCCTTCCGTGCCCTCGCCCGCCTGTTCGGCGGAGCGTCGGACACCGCGCACGGCCATCACTGA
- the nrfD gene encoding NrfD/PsrC family molybdoenzyme membrane anchor subunit, translating into MSRSSVRRDGVHGERPGRQAPGGQGTATTAPLARGRRRGRGGEELMVPGAEFTSYYGRPIIKRPTWRARDIAGYFFLGGLAGAGSVVAAGAGATGRPVMARALKVSSLAAVTGSAAALVHDLGRPARFAHMLRVLRPTSPMSVGSWLLSAYGPAAGAAAVLDLTGRLPRLGRAATGSAALLGSAVAAYTAVLAADTAVPAWHDGYRELPFVFTGSATLAASGMALLASPVGENAPAVAGALLGTAVETAAVVTMERRLGMIAEPYRHGRGGRLMRAATALSAAGAAGAVLRARRSRSAAALSGALLLAASACTRFGVFHAGVASADDPKYTVLPQRERLRRRAEEAAAASTAE; encoded by the coding sequence ATGAGCAGATCCTCCGTCCGCCGGGACGGCGTCCACGGCGAACGCCCCGGCCGGCAGGCACCCGGCGGCCAGGGCACCGCGACCACGGCCCCCCTGGCGCGCGGCCGCCGCCGCGGCCGCGGGGGAGAGGAACTCATGGTGCCCGGCGCCGAGTTCACCTCCTACTACGGCAGGCCGATCATCAAACGGCCGACCTGGCGGGCTCGGGACATCGCCGGCTACTTCTTCCTCGGCGGCCTCGCCGGCGCCGGCTCCGTCGTCGCGGCCGGCGCCGGGGCCACCGGCCGCCCCGTCATGGCCCGCGCGCTCAAGGTGTCCTCCCTGGCCGCCGTCACCGGCTCGGCCGCCGCGCTCGTCCACGACCTCGGCCGCCCGGCCCGGTTCGCCCACATGCTGCGGGTGCTGCGCCCCACCTCGCCCATGAGCGTCGGCTCCTGGCTGCTGTCCGCCTACGGGCCCGCCGCGGGCGCCGCCGCCGTGCTGGACCTGACCGGACGGTTGCCGCGCCTGGGGCGCGCCGCCACCGGGTCCGCGGCGCTGCTCGGGTCCGCCGTCGCCGCGTACACGGCGGTGCTCGCCGCCGACACCGCCGTCCCGGCCTGGCACGACGGGTACCGCGAACTGCCCTTCGTGTTCACCGGTTCCGCCACGCTGGCCGCCTCGGGGATGGCGCTGCTGGCCTCGCCCGTCGGCGAGAACGCCCCCGCCGTCGCGGGCGCGCTGCTCGGCACCGCGGTGGAGACCGCCGCCGTCGTCACCATGGAACGCAGGCTCGGCATGATCGCCGAGCCCTACCGGCACGGACGCGGCGGACGGTTGATGCGTGCGGCGACCGCGCTGTCCGCGGCGGGGGCGGCGGGCGCGGTCCTGCGCGCCCGCCGCAGCCGCTCGGCGGCGGCGCTGAGCGGCGCGCTGCTGCTGGCGGCCTCGGCCTGCACGCGCTTCGGTGTCTTCCACGCGGGCGTGGCGTCGGCCGACGACCCCAAGTACACGGTGCTCCCGCAGCGCGAACGCCTCCGCCGCCGGGCCGAGGAGGCCGCCGCCGCGAGCACGGCGGAGTGA
- a CDS encoding 4Fe-4S dicluster domain-containing protein: protein MSSIIGRNLLAGAEPDPAGDAGHGPDHPPRVGFFTDTSVCIGCKACEVACKEWNAVPEDGLALTGMSYDNTQGLSADSWRHVAFVEQSRPLGPPAPADAADRPVDPAAAPDHSGVDVFALAAGQPAAAGAPDLPARAADSAAGAAPAPPSPDGRTELRWLMSSDVCKHCTHAACLDVCPTGALFRTEFGTVVVQQDICNGCGYCVPACPYGVIGQREQDGRVFKCTLCYDRLGAGMEPACAKACPTESIQFGPLDELRRRAAARVDQLHAAGVPEAALYGADPGDGVGGDGAFFLLLDAPEVYGLPPDPVVTTRDLPAMWRQAGYAAASLLGGLAAVFAACGTHRKGPR, encoded by the coding sequence ATGAGTTCGATCATCGGTCGCAACCTGCTCGCCGGAGCCGAGCCCGACCCGGCCGGGGACGCGGGCCACGGCCCCGACCACCCGCCGAGGGTCGGCTTCTTCACCGACACCTCCGTGTGCATCGGCTGCAAGGCGTGCGAGGTGGCCTGCAAGGAGTGGAACGCCGTTCCCGAGGACGGCCTCGCCCTGACCGGCATGTCCTACGACAACACCCAGGGGCTGAGCGCCGACTCGTGGCGGCACGTGGCGTTCGTCGAGCAGAGCCGCCCGCTCGGACCGCCCGCCCCCGCGGACGCGGCCGACCGGCCGGTGGACCCGGCGGCCGCGCCCGACCACAGCGGCGTCGACGTGTTCGCCCTGGCCGCCGGGCAGCCCGCCGCGGCCGGCGCGCCCGACCTCCCGGCGCGGGCGGCGGATTCCGCGGCCGGCGCCGCACCGGCGCCGCCGTCGCCCGACGGCCGCACCGAACTGCGCTGGCTGATGTCCTCCGACGTGTGCAAGCACTGCACGCACGCAGCCTGCCTCGACGTGTGCCCCACCGGTGCCCTGTTCCGCACCGAGTTCGGCACGGTGGTGGTGCAGCAGGACATCTGCAACGGCTGCGGCTACTGCGTGCCCGCCTGCCCCTACGGCGTCATCGGCCAGCGCGAACAGGACGGCCGCGTCTTCAAGTGCACCCTGTGCTACGACCGGCTCGGCGCCGGCATGGAACCCGCCTGTGCCAAGGCGTGCCCCACCGAGTCCATCCAGTTCGGGCCGCTCGACGAGCTGAGGCGGCGCGCCGCCGCCCGCGTCGACCAACTGCACGCGGCGGGCGTGCCGGAAGCCGCCCTCTACGGCGCGGACCCCGGCGACGGCGTCGGCGGCGACGGCGCCTTCTTCCTGCTGCTGGACGCGCCCGAGGTCTACGGCCTGCCGCCCGACCCGGTCGTCACCACCCGGGACCTGCCGGCCATGTGGCGGCAGGCCGGGTACGCCGCCGCGTCGCTGCTCGGCGGCCTGGCCGCCGTCTTCGCCGCCTGCGGCACCCACCGGAAGGGACCTCGATGA